The DNA region AGGGCCGGAGGAACCATGGACCGCCTGCTTCTCATGCGCAGCTTCGTGACCGTCGCCCACATCGGCAGCTTCAGCGGAGCCGCCAAGCAACTGAGCTCCTCGGGGTCGCTCGTCTCGCGCCACGTCGCCGAACTGGAGCGGCAGATCGGCGTGCGGCTGGTCAACCGGACGGCCCGCTCCGTGAGCCTCACGGAACCGGGCCGGCGCTACGCGGAGTTCGCCGCGCGCATCCTCGACGAGATCGAGGCGGAGGACGCCACTCTCGCGCAGCGCCACGACCGGGCGGAGGGCACACTCAGCATCATCTGCCCGAAGTGGATCGGCAGCCTGGACCTCGGGGACGCCATCGCGGCCTTCTCCGCCGCGCACCCGAAGATCGTCGTGCGCTTCGAGCTGGGCGGTATGTCCGACCGGACCTACGACTTCCTCGACAGCGGATTCGACATCGCCTTCCACACCCGGGACCTGCGGGACTCCAGCGTCCGCCTCAAGAAGGTCTCCTCGCTGCCGTTCGTCCTGTGCGCGTCCCAGGAGTACCTGGAGCGGCACGGCACCCTGGGCCATCCCAACGACGTCGCGGCCCACGACTGCCTGGTCCATGTGAACGACCCGGTCTGGCGGATCGGCCACGGACACGCCAGCACCCTGCACAAGATCCGCAACGTGGCCTTCTCGTCCAACTCCTACATCGCCCTGCAGAAGGCGGCCGTCCACGGGCGGGGCATCGCCCTGCTGCCGCAGCGGTCCGCCTACGACGACCTGGTGTCCGGTGCCCTCCAGGTCCTGTTGCCCGAACTCGCGGTGCCCGACCGGCCCCTCTACGCGATCTACGGTCCCGGACAGGACACCCCGCGCAAGGTCACGGTGTTCCTGGACTTCCTCACCCAGTGGTTCTCCGGAAATCCCATCGCCGCGATCACCCGGTG from Streptomyces sp. NBC_01754 includes:
- a CDS encoding LysR family transcriptional regulator, whose protein sequence is MDRLLLMRSFVTVAHIGSFSGAAKQLSSSGSLVSRHVAELERQIGVRLVNRTARSVSLTEPGRRYAEFAARILDEIEAEDATLAQRHDRAEGTLSIICPKWIGSLDLGDAIAAFSAAHPKIVVRFELGGMSDRTYDFLDSGFDIAFHTRDLRDSSVRLKKVSSLPFVLCASQEYLERHGTLGHPNDVAAHDCLVHVNDPVWRIGHGHASTLHKIRNVAFSSNSYIALQKAAVHGRGIALLPQRSAYDDLVSGALQVLLPELAVPDRPLYAIYGPGQDTPRKVTVFLDFLTQWFSGNPIAAITR